One genomic region from Argentina anserina chromosome 2, drPotAnse1.1, whole genome shotgun sequence encodes:
- the LOC126783804 gene encoding putative FBD-associated F-box protein At5g22720 → MTTPKFKRLKTLNTADDDRRHPITTVTSATSASAILYLPDNVIERIISFLPMKHAVQATAASKHWASLWPSFPVIDFDEGDSSVSDDPAKFQRFLRFLENCIHRCRNQRSLDKLRLRVLHGLAGDDSVTVTVDKCVTFALERCVKDLELCFVEKAENEVSFYLIPQAVFSSHFLTSLNLEKVRISLSSRDIVNDALTLLSLRTMSLKEARAFGVKSV, encoded by the exons ATGACTACCCCCAAATTCAAACGGctcaaaaccctaaacacCGCAGACGACGATCGGCGTCACCCGATCACCACCGTCACCTCCGCCACCTCCGCCTCTGCAATTCTTTACTTACCCGACAACGTCATTGAACGAATCATCTCTTTCCTTCCGATGAAGCACGCCGTTCAGGCAACCGCAGCTTCGAAACACTGGGCGTCACTCTGGCCGTCGTTCCCCGTGATCGATTTCGACGAGGGCGACTCCTCCGTTTCCGACGACCCTGCCAAGTTCCAAAGATTCCTCCGTTTCTTGGAGAATTGCATTCACCGCTGCCGGAATCAGAGGAGCTTAGACAAGCTCAGGCTTCGAGTCCTACACGGTCTCGCCGGAGACGATAGCGTCACCGTCACGGTCGACAAGTGCGTGACGTTTGCACTTGAGAGATGTGTGAAGGACTTGGAGCTTTGTTTCGTCGAAAAAGCCGAAAATGAGGTCAGCTTCTACCTGATCCCCCAAGCAGTTTTCTCCTCACATTTCTTGACTAGTTTGAATCTGGAGAAAGTGAGAATCAGTTTAAGTTCAAGAGATATAGTTAATGATGCTTTAACCCTACTGTCACTGAGAACCATGTCCCTTAAAGAG GCTCGAGCATTTGGTGTTAAATCTGTGTGA